In Dama dama isolate Ldn47 chromosome 9, ASM3311817v1, whole genome shotgun sequence, the following proteins share a genomic window:
- the WDR18 gene encoding WD repeat-containing protein 18 isoform X1, translated as MMTHVRGGGEGKMAAPMEVAVCTDSAAQLWSCVVWELHSGANLLTYRGGQAGPRGLALLNGEYLLAAQLGKNYICAWELQRKDQLQQKIMCPGPVTCLTTSPNGLYVLAGISENIYLWEVSTGNLLVILSRHYQDVSCLQFTGDSSHFISGGKDCLVLAWSLCSVLQADPSRTPAPRHVWSRHTLPITDLHCGFGGPLARVATASLDQTVKLWEVSSGELLLSVLFDVGILAVTMDLAEHYMFCGGSDGSIFQVNLCTWPGQREKSFQPEQEHGKVFRGHRNQVTCLSVSTDGSVLLSGSHDETVRLWDVQSQQCLRTVTLKGPVTNACIMLAPVSMLSSDFRPGLPLPHFNKHLLGAEHGDEPHHGGLMLRLGLHQQGSEPSYLERVEQLQAVMSSTLEKNVLGGQDQLRIRVTELEDEVRNLRKINRDLFDFSTRIITHPTK; from the exons ATGATGACGCACGTCCGGGGCGGTGGAGAAGGCAAGATGGCGGCGCCCATGGAGGTGGCCGTGTGTACGGACTCGGCGGCCCAGTTATGGAGCTGCGTTGTGTGGGAGCTGCACTCTGGCGCCAACCTGCTCACGTACCGCGGAGGCCAGGCCGGGCCCCGCGGCCTGGCGCTACTCAATGGCGAGTACCTGCTGGCCGCACAGCTGGGCAAGAATTACATCTGCGCCTGGGAGCTTCAGAGGAAG GACCAACTTCAACAGAAGATCATGTGTCCCGGACCAGTCACCTGCCTCACCACATCACCCAATGGCCTCTACGTCCTGGCAGGGATCTCAGAGAACATATACCTGTGGGAG GTGTCCACAGGGAACCTTCTAGTCATCCTGAGCCGCCACTACCAGGACGTGTCATGCCTGCAGTTCACGGGGGACAGCAGCCACTTCATCTCAGGGGGCAAGGACTGCCTAGTGCTGGCCTGGAGCCTCTGCAG CGTGCTGCAGGCAGATCCCTCCCGGACCCCTGCCCCCCGGCACGTCTGGTCTCGCCACACCCTCCCCATCACAGACCTGCACTGCGGCTTTGGGGGGCCCCTAGCCCGGGTGGCCACCGCCTCGCTGGACCAGACAGTGAAG CTGTGGGAGGTCTCCTCAGGTGAGCTGCTGCTGTCCGTACTCTTTGACGTGGGCATCCTGGCCGTGACCATGGACCTGGCTGAGCATTACATGTTCTGTGGTGGCAGTGATGGCTCCATTTTCCAAGTCAATCTCTGTACTTGG cccgggcagagagagaagagctTCCAGCCGGAGCAGGAGCACGGGAAGGTGTTCAGAGGGCACAG GAACCAGGTGACTTGCCTGTCGGTGTCCACGGATGGCAGTGTGCTTCTGTCGGGCTCCCACGATGAGACCGTTCGCCTCTGGGATGTGCAGAGCCAGCAGTGCCTCAGGACGGTGACCCTCAAAG gccccgtGACCAACGCCTGCATCATGCTTGCACCCGTCAGCATGCTGAGCTCCGACTTCAGACCAGGCCTGCCCCTGCCCCACTTCAACAAGCACCTGCTAGGTGCCGAACATGGGGACGAGCCGCACCACGGGGGCCTCATGCTGCGCCTAGGCCTCCACCAGCAG GGGTCAGAACCCAGCTATCTGGAGCGGGTGGAGCAGCTGCAGGCGGTGATGTCCAGCACGCtggagaag aaCGTCCTGGGTGGCCAGGACCAGCTGCGGATCCGCGTGACTGAGCTGGAAGACGAGGTGCGGAACCTGCGCAAGATCAACCGCGACCTCTTTGACTTCTCCACACGCATCATCACGCACCCAACCAAGTGA
- the WDR18 gene encoding WD repeat-containing protein 18 isoform X2, whose translation MELRCVGAALWRQPAHVPRRPGRAPRPGATQWRVPAGRTAGQELHLRLGASEEGPTSTEDHVSRTSHLPHHITQWPLRPGRDLREHIPVGGVHREPSSHPEPPLPGRVMPAVHGGQQPLHLRGQGLPSAGLEPLQLWEVSSGELLLSVLFDVGILAVTMDLAEHYMFCGGSDGSIFQVNLCTWPGQREKSFQPEQEHGKVFRGHRNQVTCLSVSTDGSVLLSGSHDETVRLWDVQSQQCLRTVTLKGPVTNACIMLAPVSMLSSDFRPGLPLPHFNKHLLGAEHGDEPHHGGLMLRLGLHQQGSEPSYLERVEQLQAVMSSTLEKNVLGGQDQLRIRVTELEDEVRNLRKINRDLFDFSTRIITHPTK comes from the exons ATGGAGCTGCGTTGTGTGGGAGCTGCACTCTGGCGCCAACCTGCTCACGTACCGCGGAGGCCAGGCCGGGCCCCGCGGCCTGGCGCTACTCAATGGCGAGTACCTGCTGGCCGCACAGCTGGGCAAGAATTACATCTGCGCCTGGGAGCTTCAGAGGAAG GACCAACTTCAACAGAAGATCATGTGTCCCGGACCAGTCACCTGCCTCACCACATCACCCAATGGCCTCTACGTCCTGGCAGGGATCTCAGAGAACATATACCTGTGGGAG GTGTCCACAGGGAACCTTCTAGTCATCCTGAGCCGCCACTACCAGGACGTGTCATGCCTGCAGTTCACGGGGGACAGCAGCCACTTCATCTCAGGGGGCAAGGACTGCCTAGTGCTGGCCTGGAGCCTCTGCAG CTGTGGGAGGTCTCCTCAGGTGAGCTGCTGCTGTCCGTACTCTTTGACGTGGGCATCCTGGCCGTGACCATGGACCTGGCTGAGCATTACATGTTCTGTGGTGGCAGTGATGGCTCCATTTTCCAAGTCAATCTCTGTACTTGG cccgggcagagagagaagagctTCCAGCCGGAGCAGGAGCACGGGAAGGTGTTCAGAGGGCACAG GAACCAGGTGACTTGCCTGTCGGTGTCCACGGATGGCAGTGTGCTTCTGTCGGGCTCCCACGATGAGACCGTTCGCCTCTGGGATGTGCAGAGCCAGCAGTGCCTCAGGACGGTGACCCTCAAAG gccccgtGACCAACGCCTGCATCATGCTTGCACCCGTCAGCATGCTGAGCTCCGACTTCAGACCAGGCCTGCCCCTGCCCCACTTCAACAAGCACCTGCTAGGTGCCGAACATGGGGACGAGCCGCACCACGGGGGCCTCATGCTGCGCCTAGGCCTCCACCAGCAG GGGTCAGAACCCAGCTATCTGGAGCGGGTGGAGCAGCTGCAGGCGGTGATGTCCAGCACGCtggagaag aaCGTCCTGGGTGGCCAGGACCAGCTGCGGATCCGCGTGACTGAGCTGGAAGACGAGGTGCGGAACCTGCGCAAGATCAACCGCGACCTCTTTGACTTCTCCACACGCATCATCACGCACCCAACCAAGTGA
- the WDR18 gene encoding WD repeat-containing protein 18 isoform X3, with translation MCPGPVTCLTTSPNGLYVLAGISENIYLWEVSTGNLLVILSRHYQDVSCLQFTGDSSHFISGGKDCLVLAWSLCSVLQADPSRTPAPRHVWSRHTLPITDLHCGFGGPLARVATASLDQTVKLWEVSSGELLLSVLFDVGILAVTMDLAEHYMFCGGSDGSIFQVNLCTWPGQREKSFQPEQEHGKVFRGHRNQVTCLSVSTDGSVLLSGSHDETVRLWDVQSQQCLRTVTLKGPVTNACIMLAPVSMLSSDFRPGLPLPHFNKHLLGAEHGDEPHHGGLMLRLGLHQQGSEPSYLERVEQLQAVMSSTLEKNVLGGQDQLRIRVTELEDEVRNLRKINRDLFDFSTRIITHPTK, from the exons ATGTGTCCCGGACCAGTCACCTGCCTCACCACATCACCCAATGGCCTCTACGTCCTGGCAGGGATCTCAGAGAACATATACCTGTGGGAG GTGTCCACAGGGAACCTTCTAGTCATCCTGAGCCGCCACTACCAGGACGTGTCATGCCTGCAGTTCACGGGGGACAGCAGCCACTTCATCTCAGGGGGCAAGGACTGCCTAGTGCTGGCCTGGAGCCTCTGCAG CGTGCTGCAGGCAGATCCCTCCCGGACCCCTGCCCCCCGGCACGTCTGGTCTCGCCACACCCTCCCCATCACAGACCTGCACTGCGGCTTTGGGGGGCCCCTAGCCCGGGTGGCCACCGCCTCGCTGGACCAGACAGTGAAG CTGTGGGAGGTCTCCTCAGGTGAGCTGCTGCTGTCCGTACTCTTTGACGTGGGCATCCTGGCCGTGACCATGGACCTGGCTGAGCATTACATGTTCTGTGGTGGCAGTGATGGCTCCATTTTCCAAGTCAATCTCTGTACTTGG cccgggcagagagagaagagctTCCAGCCGGAGCAGGAGCACGGGAAGGTGTTCAGAGGGCACAG GAACCAGGTGACTTGCCTGTCGGTGTCCACGGATGGCAGTGTGCTTCTGTCGGGCTCCCACGATGAGACCGTTCGCCTCTGGGATGTGCAGAGCCAGCAGTGCCTCAGGACGGTGACCCTCAAAG gccccgtGACCAACGCCTGCATCATGCTTGCACCCGTCAGCATGCTGAGCTCCGACTTCAGACCAGGCCTGCCCCTGCCCCACTTCAACAAGCACCTGCTAGGTGCCGAACATGGGGACGAGCCGCACCACGGGGGCCTCATGCTGCGCCTAGGCCTCCACCAGCAG GGGTCAGAACCCAGCTATCTGGAGCGGGTGGAGCAGCTGCAGGCGGTGATGTCCAGCACGCtggagaag aaCGTCCTGGGTGGCCAGGACCAGCTGCGGATCCGCGTGACTGAGCTGGAAGACGAGGTGCGGAACCTGCGCAAGATCAACCGCGACCTCTTTGACTTCTCCACACGCATCATCACGCACCCAACCAAGTGA